The genomic window atatataaaaaaataaaaaaagataatcaggccgtgccgtgccggcccgcgtgctcaGCCTAGTAGCCCAAGCACAGCCCAAGGCGTGCCACATAACGGGCCCAGCCCGTTTAgcccgtgccgtgcctggcccaTGGCGTGCTcgcgggccggcctggttggcccggccCATTTGGCTAGCTTCAGCGTAGATGCTACAAAAACGTTCCCAAAATCAATCCCCTCGCTTCGCTAGTACTACTACTCTCCGGCGGCGTGGACAACGCCATCCTCCCCAGCCGACCAAATCACCCACCGAGAGGAGCCCTAGCATGAGCACGAGAGGGGAGATGGCCCCCCGCCGCCGCAGCACCTCTCCGCCGCCTGCCTCTCTGCCCGACGACGACGACATGCTTCAGGAGattctcctccgcctcccgccgcggCCTTCCTCCCTCCCCCGGGCCTCCCGCGTCTGCAAGCGTTGGCGCCGCCTCGTCACCGATCCCCGATTCCAACGCCGCTTCCGCGACCACCACGGCAAGCATCCTCTCCTCGGCTTCTTCTTCGAAGACTATTGCTCCTGTCCGTTTGTTCCGATGCTGGATCGACCAGATCGCATCCCCCGGTATCGCTTCTCGATGTCTCGCCGCGAGGACAACCGCATCATCGACTGCCGGCACGGGCTTGTCCTTTTCCTCAGCGGAAGGCCGCCGCGCAGCCCAAGTGTGTGGGACCCCGTCGCCCGCAAGCAGCGCTGCCTGACCCTCCCACCAGAGCTGGACAACGACCGGATGTACTTTTTCAACCGGGCGGTGCTTCGCCCTGCCCGCGGCCAAGGCCGCCGTTCAAGCCAATTCCAGGTGGCCCTGGTAGCCTATGACGACAGAGGAGAAACAAGAGCTTCGGCATGGGTTTACTCGTCGGAGACTGGCATATGGAGCAAGAGCAAATCACTGCAGCTGCAATCTTCTATACCTATGGATCAATCCAGTACTTTGATTGGGAATTCTCTTTACTGGTTACATACCTATGCGGCGAATGTGCTTCATGACCATGGTGAGTATTTCGTACTTGAGTTTGATCTGAATAGTCAGAGCCTAGCCGTGACCGAGCTGCCGGCACACATAGAACCCGGGTATCACACATTGAGGATTATGCCTGCCGAAGATGGTGGGCTTGGCTTCATCCATCTCTCACGATTCAATGCCCAATTATGGAAGAGAAAGCCTGATTATGATGGTTCAGCTGCATGGGTGCTCGACAGAGCTATTGATTTCGGGGAACTTAGATCAACTTGGAAGGGTGACTCCCTCACTTTAGTTGGGTTTGCCGAGGAGAGTAATGCAATCCTTGTATCGACAGCTTCTGGTGTCTTCGTGGTCTATCTCCAGTCAATGGAGTTTAAGAAAGTTTCTAATACGGTGTTCTTCTTTTCCCATTATCCATATGAATGTTGCTATGCTGCAGGTAAAAATATCAATCACTTATATTTTTTACTTTGTAGTATTATAAGATCAATTTATTTTTTGTAATTAATTGCTGAAATGCGTATCAtatacttagagcatctccaatatatAGTCCAAATGTAAAAATACCTAATTTTTTGGACCGTCTGGACCAAAAAACGCTgctccaacagatggtccatatGTAAAAAAAATTGAACCGCGGCCTCCCGATGATGTAAAATTGAAAACTTTGTGATGCAAATTTACATCATGAGATGCAAGTGATGTAAAAAAAACGCGGCTGCACACCAACGCCCAACCGCCAGTTCATTCCGCCTAGCGACCGCCCGTCCGCCGCCCCGCCACAGCTgtccgacgccgccccgccgtagATCCAGACCCCCGTCGCTGATTCCACCCtgggccgccgcctgccgccgcaccGCCCCATAGCGCCCGCCTCCGCTCCGGCCGCCTCCGCCCGCCCCGACCCCATCCGCCTCCTCttcggccgcctccgcctccggtccGTCCTCCGCCCGGCCCCGCTCCATCCACCTCCTCTTCGGCCGCCCCGCTCCGTCCGCCTCCGCCCCCCGCCGtgcacgccgccgcctccgccaccggtccgtccgccacccagctccGTCCGCCTCCGCCTCGCGCCGTCCACCACCGCCCCGCTCCCTACTCCCCGATGACGCCGAAGGGCAAGTCGGATTTCTTCGGCGTGAGGGCGAAGCCCTCCGGGAAATTCGGAGTGGAGTTCTCTGACGCCGGGCGGCTTTGGTGGCTCGGCACGTATCCCACCGCCGATGAGGCCGCACGTGCCTACGCCGTGGCGGTGTGGCGTGCCGGGCGGCCGAATACGTACCTCAACTTCCCTGAAATCGAGACCCGGGCGGATGTGGAGTGGCTCGTGCCACAGGGCATCCGGATGGAGGAGATGCcggcgaagaagaagcagaagagaccGGCGGTTGTCGTCACTCTCGGTGAGAGCGACGAGGCGGTGATGGCTCGGTTTGCGCGGGAGCATCCTGAGTACGTCCAGGTCGAGCAGGAGTTCTATTGGAAGCGTGatgccgaggagaagaagaagagggaggaggtgaagaaggaggacgaggccggcccctcgacggtgatccccatcgagtcatcgtcggaggaggacgaggagttcTGGGGGCTCTCGGATGACTCCGAAGAGTCGTACTGGATGCCCTCGGACGACGAGTAGTTCTGCTAGTTTAAATTTATGTCATCTATgttcaaactatgttgaatttcATGTTTGAACTATGTTGAGATGAAGTAGTAGTTGGTCGTTTTCAAAATACATCTTTGTTTTgaaccatctgttggagttgctcttttttTTACATCTCTGATTTGGACCATATGTTGGAGTTGAGCATGTTTCGGAGCTTCAAAAACGCACCATTTGGCGGTCCATATTTTACATCTTCGGTTTTGGACTACCaaaatttggaccatctattggagatgctcttagagtgTTATGTTAATGATTGAAGTTCTATTCAAATCACGTCAATTTTTCTTTTGCTGCTTGATGAATTCTTTAAAAGAAAATATctaaatctaagacaagtaatttgggacagAGAGAGTAGTACTTAAGGTTGCTGTTCTTTTCTGTTGGTCATATGCATAAGTTGTGTTTTGAATGTAGTCTTATGTGCCTATCTGAAATATATATCTTTTCAGCACCGATAACAGTTGGAAATCAATGATATGGTTTTTGTCACCTGTGGAAGGGCCATACTGCGATTAGCTAGTTCAGATGTACAACTGGAGAAAAAATTGGCCGTACCTATTATATGTTTCTTGTCGGGCTTTTAGTTCCGCCATGTCTTAATTTGCTCCGCTTGGTCTGACAAGGAATCGAGTTTACTAAAGATGATTTCTAGAAAGTATCTTCTCGTGCGTGAAATTGTCTTATGATAATATTCAGTGCTGGTCTGCAGTTCTCTTGATAATGTGACACATAaaggggcagccccagtgcatgtagcttccgcttgcgcagggtctggggaaggttccgaccactttgggtctattgtacgcagcctttccctacatttctgtaagaggctgttttcaggacttgaacccgtgacctcatgatcacaaggcagcagctttaccactgcgctaaGGCTCCCTTTCATAATGTGACACATAACAGTTAAAAATGAATATATTCCTGAAGCGAGGTGTCCATTTGCACTAGAGAATAAATAATTTTATGTATGTCTCATGTAATTTTTCTCTGATTACATAACTAGACAACTCTCACTTCACCTAGATATTCCATTATATTGCTCTGTTCTATCGATGGTTTTCCATCCGAATTATCATTCGTTCCTGACTTATTATGCTCGTAGGTACTGGCATTGTTGATGTACATGGCAAAGATGAAGTGTTGAAATATATGGGAGATTCTCGTCTGTTAGCACATGTTAGTACTTTGTGATGACTGAAAAGGTGACATAACTTTATCTCCTGGACGTGTTCATCAGGGATATATGTGTCATTTTACAACATATTGCTGCATGGACTTTGACTGATGattttttttatgaaaatattAAATCCCTTTGTAATTGTAAGACATCCACTACATTGCCTAAGTAACTGAGAACAATATATACCGGAACATAAGAATCCTAATCAGTACAGTTTCCGTTATCACACTAGAAAGTTGTAACTTATAAGTACCTCTAGTCAAGTCATATGTTGCTTTTTTTTAAATGCTGTCAGTTTATCAACTTTATCACTAGTGTATATATTGTCGACTAGGTTCATAAATTTAAATATTTCTAGGTTACATAAATTTGTGAATTTATATGGAGGTATTATATCGTTTTGGTAACTCTCGACGGTAATAGAAATAGTGGTCAAATGCTCAAAGCTCTGCTCTTCTAGTGCATGCAAAGATTAAAATGACATCCAGTTTGGGCTGAAACAAATGTTATTTATGAGTTAATAAAGTACTCCCTCAGTCCCAAAATGTAAGACCATTTTTGACACTATGATAGTGTAAGAAAtgatcttatattttgggacggagggaatacctGCCAATACTATACTTGTTCTTATGTGAGTAGTTCTACTTCACTTTATAAGAAGTACACTATGCTTATAATTAAGCTGAATGTTTTTATTTTCAATTGTTTTGCCGTTTTTTCCCAGTGATATTTCACTATGTAAACTATTCTTTGTGAGCTAACTCATTGGATTGCTATTATGCAGGTATGTCCAGGTTGCAGGAATGGGTTATCGGTGTAGGTTCTTCCATTTTCTGTTTTCTGGTGTTGCGGTCAGGGCCAGTGATGGTCCACTCCATCTGAAGATTAATCCAGTGTAGTAGTACTCATCAAGTGTGAAGGACACTTGGAGGAATGAACTGTTTAACTTGTTAGCTCCCACTCTTATTTCAGTGACCTCTGTAGAGACAGCAAGAAAATTGTCTGTCTCTTACTCCCTTTTACAACTTGATTAAGACTCTCAGTGGTTCATTTGCTTatttttttactccctccgtcccaaaattcttgtcttagatttgtctggatacggatgtatctaatactaaaacgtgacttgatacatctgtatttagacaaatgtaagacaaaatttttgggacggagggagtatttgatgaAGTGCATTCGCCAAGCGAGCTCACCTTTCATTGTATGAACCCATCTGGCCTTTATGCTGATTTGGTCAGGGACGTGCAACAACAACATGATGATAGATTGCTGCTACCGCTCGTGTTCGGATTGTAGAATAGAAGGCAAAATGAAACCACAGTTTCACCTTGTACCTTCCGCGTGTGAATCATGTTGAATTTCTTTGGTTGGCGAGTTCGTGGTTCGTGAACAACTGATCGAACTCGAGATGTGGTTATAGTGCAAGTCCAGTAATAGAAGGTCAAATATCTGGTTGGCAAGTGCACCCGGCTGGTGCCTCTCCTCTGGTCTGGTCCCCAGTCACCACGCCGCATTTGGCCTTCCAGTATTGCATATAGATTTTTTTCTTGGAAAAAAGGATTTTTAGACCTAGATGTCAGAAAACTGCAGTGAGCCCCGCCGGAAAAAAACTGCATTCAGGACATGCCTGTATTGGCTAGAATTATCTTTTGGTGTGTGCCCCTGCTGTTGACTAGTTGACCTGTGCGCCGCCAGCCAATTCTCCAGATCAATTGACATCCTCCGCGCTGTATACTGAGAGGAGCCCTAGCATGAGCATGAGAGGGGAGATGGCTCCCCACCACAGTACCTCCCCGCCGCCTGCCTCTCTTCTAGACGAGACGACAGTGGCGACATGCCTGCTCCGCCTgattctcctccgcctccctccacGGCCTTCCTCTACTCAGGGCCTCCCGCGTCTTCAAGCGCTGGCATATACAAGCATCCGGAGTGTGGCCGTGCATTTCTGAGAACCCCAATCGTTCCAACGGCATCCTTCTCCGCTGAGGAGCCAAACTGATAAGCTCTAGCTTGAGCATGAGAGGGGAGATGGCTCCCCGCCGGCGCAGCCTCTCTCTG from Triticum aestivum cultivar Chinese Spring chromosome 3B, IWGSC CS RefSeq v2.1, whole genome shotgun sequence includes these protein-coding regions:
- the LOC123067784 gene encoding putative F-box protein At3g16210, with protein sequence MSTRGEMAPRRRSTSPPPASLPDDDDMLQEILLRLPPRPSSLPRASRVCKRWRRLVTDPRFQRRFRDHHGKHPLLGFFFEDYCSCPFVPMLDRPDRIPRYRFSMSRREDNRIIDCRHGLVLFLSGRPPRSPSVWDPVARKQRCLTLPPELDNDRMYFFNRAVLRPARGQGRRSSQFQVALVAYDDRGETRASAWVYSSETGIWSKSKSLQLQSSIPMDQSSTLIGNSLYWLHTYAANVLHDHGEYFVLEFDLNSQSLAVTELPAHIEPGYHTLRIMPAEDGGLGFIHLSRFNAQLWKRKPDYDGSAAWVLDRAIDFGELRSTWKGDSLTLVGFAEESNAILVSTASGVFVVYLQSMEFKKVSNTVFFFSHYPYECCYAAGTGIVDVHGKDEVLKYMGDSRLLAHVCPGCRNGLSV